Proteins encoded in a region of the Corvus hawaiiensis isolate bCorHaw1 chromosome 31, bCorHaw1.pri.cur, whole genome shotgun sequence genome:
- the LOC125318811 gene encoding zinc finger protein 239-like: protein MEEEEAAKKRKMPREPQADRELSTEPRENKSQWQKLVGEAVLSGSTGQESKGEEEPQRCCTRRGCKHSPRRSKEEGGRRSSQSLELGVHEQLHNGEKPHKCSKCGKGFRWKSRLIVHQRIHTGERPYECGECGKSFRDSSSLICHWKIHTGERPYECGECGQSFSQSSNLIVHQRSHTGERPYECGECGKRFPRSCSLLKHEQSHTDERPFRCPDCGKGFQRNYTLIIHRRIHTGERPYECPECGKSFSQSSSLTQHQRSHR from the exons atggaggaggaggaggccgcgaagaagaggaagatgccccgggagccccaggcag acAGGGAGCTGAGCACGGAGCCCAGAGAGAACAAATCCCAGTGGCAGAAGCTGGTGGGAGAGGCCGTTTTGAGTGGCTCCACGGGGCAGGAATCTAAGGGGGAGGAAGAGCCCCAGAGATGCTGCacaaggaggggctgcaaacacagcccaaggaGGTCCAAGGAggaaggcggccggagatccagccagAGCTTGGAGCTGGGGGTCCATGAACAGCTTCACAatggggagaagccccacaagtgctcaaaatgtgggaagggcttcaggtggAAGTCCAGACTGATTGTCCACCAGAGAATCCACACCGgagagaggccctacgagtgtggggagtgtgggaagagcttcagagaCAGCTCCAGTCTGATCTGCCACTGGAAAAtccacacaggggagaggccctacgagtgtggagagtgtgggcagagcttcagccagagctccaaCCTGATTGTCCACCAGAGAAgccacacaggggagaggccctacgagtgtggggagtgtgggaagaggtttccaaGGAGCTGCAGTCTCCTCAAACATGAGCAGAgtcacacggatgagaggcccttccgctgccccgactgcgggaagggcttcCAGCGCAACTACACCCTCATCAtccaccggcgcatccacaccggggagaggccctatgagtgtcccgagtgtgggaagagcttctcacagAGCTCTTCCTTGACCCAGCACCAACGGAGCcaccgctaa
- the LOC125318722 gene encoding zinc finger protein 3-like → MVKRWTWEQQGFRWNCKLREHQRIHTGERPYECGECGKSFTSSSHLIQHQVVHTRERPYECLDCWKSFGRISELKVHQRTHTGERPYECSECGKRFPSSSDLLRHQRIHTDERPFRCSDCGKGFKYNSTLIRHRRIHTGERPYECPQCEKSFFSSSA, encoded by the exons ATGGTGAAAAGATGgacgtgggagcagcag ggcttcaggtggAACTGCAAGCTGAGggaacaccagaggatccacactggggagaggccctatgagtgtggggaatgtgggaagagcttcaccagcagctcccacctgatCCAGCACCAGGTGGTCCACACCagggaacggccctatgagtgCTTGGATTGTTGGAAGAGCTTCGGCCGGATCTCCGAACTGAAGGTACACCAGCgcacccacactggggagaggccctacgagtgttctgagtgtgggaagaggtttccaaGCAGCTCCGATCTCCTCAGACATCAGCGcattcacacggatgagaggcccttccgctgctcCGACTGCGGGAAAGGCTTCAAATACAACTCCACCCTCATCAggcaccggcgcatccacaccggggagaggccctacgagtgtccccagtgtgagAAGAGcttcttcagcagctctgcc